The genomic stretch GCATAAAGGCAAGAAAGCAGTCATCGTAAGCACCTGCTCCACCCCATGGCCATTCAATATCTGGTTTAACCAGACACGCGGCGTAGTAAAAGCGTTGCGCGAAATTCTGAAGTGGAGCGGATTCTCTATCAAAGGCGTTATCCAGAAGGGAGGAACAAAACAACATCCCGAACTGACGGAAAACGACAAAAAGAAATGTAGAAAAATAATAAGGAAATTATAGCTTGAAGCCTGATAAAATGCCGGAAAGGCTTAAACAGACTTTTATAAAAGCAAAATCATCTTATGAACAATAACAAGAAAAAATAACAATCATGTTTTCAGAAGAACTTGAAAAAATAGATTGGGAAAAGATCACCAAAGCCATCTACTCCAAAACCGAACATGACGTGCTCCGCGCCCTTGGTAAGGAACATTGCGATGTGGACGACTTTATGGCACTCATCTCCCCCGCAGCAGCAAAATACCTAGAGCCGATGGCGCAACTAAGCAAAAGATATACCGAAGAACGTTTCGGCAAAACCATTTCCATGTTTATACCGCTGTATATAACAAACTCCTGCACCAATTCTTGCGTGTATTGTGGTTTTCATATCAGCAACCCGATGGCTCGTACCATCCTCACCCCCGAACAGATTGAAGATGAATACAAAGCCATCAAAAGACTTGGTCCTTTTGAAAACCTATTACTAGTGACCGGAGAAAATCCGGCAAAAGCCGGAGTCCCTTATCTGGCCAAAGCCTTGGACATCGCCAAAAAATATTTCAGCAATTTGAAAATAGAGGTAATGCCCCTCAAAGCCGAAGAATATGCCGAACTGAAAGAACACGGACTAAATGGAGTCATTTGCTTTCAGGAAACTTACAACAAAGCCCGTTATAATATATACCACCCACGCGGAATGAAATCCAAATTCGAGTGGCGGGTAAACAGCTTCGACCGTATGGGACAGGCAGGAGTCCACTCCATAGGCATGGGGGTACTCATCGGATTGGAAGAATGGCGCACCGATGTGACCATGATGGCTTATCACTTGCGTTATCTTCAGAAAAAGTATTGGAAAACCAAATACAGTGTAAACTTCCCTCGTATGCGTCCGGCAGAAAACGGTGGTTTCCAGCCGAATGTCATCATGAATGACCGTGAATTGGCGCAGCTCACTTTTGCCATGCGCATCTTCGACCACGATGTGGACATCTCCTACTCCACCCGTGAGCCGGCACAAATCCGCGACAACATGGCAAGACTCGGAGTGACTACCATGAGCGCTGAAAGCAAAACCGAACCGGGAGGATACTATACCTATCCGCAAGCTTTGGAACAATTCCATGTAAGCGATGAACGTACAGCTATGGAAGTGGAAAACGCACTGAAATCATTAGGAAGGGAACCGGTATGGAAAGACTGGGATGTTTCTTTTGACAAGTTCACACCAATGCGATAGATATTACCCATATTTTTAAAGGAATGGGGCTGTATCAATGATACAAAGCCCCTTTTTCAACTTAACAACAAAGAAAGTGGAAAGATATAACCGTCAAATCATTCTCCCTGAATTGGGAGAAAAAGGCCAACAACGGCTTCAACAAGCCAAAGTACTTATAGTCGGTGTAGGCGGTCTGGGATCTCCTGTTGCCTTGTACTTGACAGGAGCCGGAGTAGGTACCATTGGATTAGTAGACGATGATATGGTAAGTGTCAGCAACTTGCAACGTCAAGTACTTTATAGTGAAGCCGAGGTAGGTATGCCCAAAGCCACCCAAGCCAAGAAACGTCTCGAAGCCCTGAACCATGATGTGCAAATCAATGCCTATCCCACAAGACTGACTAAAGAGAATGCGGATGAAATCATCCGCACCTACGATATCATTATAGACGGATGTGATAATTTCGCTACCCGCTACCTCATTAATGACATCTGTGTGAAATGGGGAAAAGTCTATGTATATGGCGCCATCCGCGCCTTCGAAGGTCAAGTATCCGTCTTCAATTACCGGGGAGGCCCCGATTACCGCCACTTTTTCCCCGATGAAGCAGAAATGCTGTCCATGCCTCATCCACCCAAAGGAGTATTGGGTGTAACCCCTGGCATGATAGGTTGCGCCGAAGCCGCTGAAGTGTTGAAGATTATAGGTGAATATGGCGAAGTGCTAAGCGGCAAATTATGGACGATTAACGTGAAAACGATGGAAACCCATCTCATTTCTTTTTAGAGGAATCGAACCGGCCCTATTCAAAAGACATTTAATTCCTCAATTATGTGCCAACAGCCGAGGCATGACGACATCCGTCGCCCGGCTCCGACTGGCACATAAATAGTTTGACTTTATCCTATAATATGTGGTACAAACTCGGACAAGTTATCCGTAACCTCCATACGATTTTCGCGAATACCGATACCCGCAGCCTCTCCTCCTATAATCCAAGAGCCAATAACTGGATATCTGCCACTGTACACTGTCGGTTCCACATACTCCTGATATACATAAGCTCCAGTGTTATAATCACCCTCCGTTTCAGCTATACGTACATGTTCCTCCCAATTCCGGATATCAACAACGCTTACATTATGACCTTCACGAGAGAAGACCGGTTTTTTACAAAACAAACCCGACCGAGGGCGCGACAAATAACAAGGAAGCACATAAGGAGAATCCGGAAACAACTCGTACAATGTGGCAAGGATCGCTTTATTGGACATCACCAATTTCCATATCGGCTCCAACCATTCCATTTCCGCCAGACATCCGTCAGGACTTTCGTCCACCATCCACTCCCACGGATAAAGTTTAAAGCACCGGTTCACTAGTTCACCTGCCGGATCAAAAAATCGTCCATTCTGCAAATCCAGCGCCTGCATATCTAATACTCGGGTAGAAAACCCAGCCTCCATCGCCGTACTTGCCAGATATTGCAACGTTCCTGTATCTTCATTATTCTCTAATGCACCGGCAAAATAAATCTCTCCTTTTTTGGGGAAAATATCTTTCCATGACTGCACCAATCCTTCATGAATGCCATTAAACTGGTCGCATTCCGGAAAAACATCTTCTTTCCATTGCCATTGGATAACAGATGCCTCAAGCAAAGAAGTCGGTGTATCAGCATTGAACTCCAATATTTTCGGAGTACCATCCTTGGCTAATATAAAATCAAAACGACCATACAGACTTAACTCATCCGCATCCCAAGAAGCACGAATACGCTCACCAATCTCCTTCGGAATATTCAACGCACGCTCCATAAATTCCGGGTTATCCTCAATAATGAATTGGGCAGCCTCACAATACAGGTGGTACGCCTCATTGGTCGCTTCCTCCAAACAAGCTGTTTCTTCAGCCGTAAAATGATAATATGCTTCCTCGCGCCAATAATCACCATGAAAATCAAACCCTAGCGCTTCTATTTTCTCACGGTAATCCAGACGTGGCGTAACTGGTATTCTTTTCATATCCGCTTCCTGTTAACTATGAACACCGGATGAACGGCGTGTTTTCCCAAAAACACTTCCGCTCGATTTTGATTTTGCAGACGATTTTGACCCCACATTCACTTTTGAAGGAGCATCCACTTTCGTTCCGTTAGCATCTGTCCACGAATCAGATTTGGGATAATAATAATGTGTGGTAGAAAGTCCGTTGGCCATAGACGGCATTAATGCCCAACGCATCAGCATAGCGTTGTAAATCCAACTGTTTCCCTGATGATCACGGTACTCTTCTTGATCTTTAGGATTCTCAGGCAATTCCGTTTTTTGCGTACATCCGGCAAGCGCCATCAAGCAAAATGCAGCTGCAAGAAATTGTTTTTTATTCATAATTCTATCTATTCGTCTTGTTTATTAGCGCAAAAGTAAATAAAAAACGCCTATTTCATGCAGGTACGCACACATTATTTAAAACTTTTCCATCGCATGAATTACATTTTCAGGGAAAGTATCCTATTGATTTACAGGCTTATCAAAAATAAATCTATAAATCCACTAGGATTATTACAAATAGGTTGCTATCTTTGCTTAGCAATTAGTCATAAGGTATGAAGTTAATTCTAATAACACCCCCCACTTATTTTGTGGAGGAAGATAAAATAATTACAGCTCTTTTCGAGGAGGGGCTAGATACACTCCATCTGCGAAAGCCCGGTACGGCACCTATGTTTGCAGAACGTCTGCTAACCCTTATCCCCGAACAATATCACAAACGCATCGTGGTTCACGGACATTTTTATCTGAAAGAGGAATACAAACTGAAAGGAATTCACCTGAACGGCCGTAATCCGAATCTGCCGGAAGGATACAAAGGACATGTCAGTTGTTCCTGCCATTCGCTAGACGAAGTTAAAGAGCACAAATCTGGTTGCGATTATGTATTTCTGAGTCCGGTATTCAATAGTATATCCAAGTTGAATTATAACTCGGCATACACCGCCGAAGAACTCCGTGCCGCCGCCAAAGCGAGCATTATCGACAAGAAAGTCATAGCTTTGGGAGGCATTGACGAAGAAAACTTGCTGGAGGTAAAGGACTTTGGTTTCGGAGGAGCCGCCATATTGGGCGCCCTTTGGAATAAATTCGATGCATGTACTGACCGCGATTACCGATGCGTGATAGAACATTTCCGGAAATTAAGAGATTTAGCAGACTGATTTATCAAAAAATTTAGAATAGAAGTCTAAAAAACGAAGAATATGCTTCACACCAAACATATTACAATAATGAGAAGTTATTTTTAAATTTCTATTTTTAATTTCTAATTATAATACGTACCTTTGCACGCAAATTAACAAATAGGTAATATCTATTACAAAAATGAGCAAAACATCACCTTTTATGGTATTCTCAGGAACAAATTCGAGATACCTTGCAGAAAAGATTTGCAACAGCCTCGGTTGCGAATTAGGAAACATGAACATCATGCATTTTGCTGATGGTGAATTCGCTGTTTCTTATGAAGAATCAATTAGAGGCGCACATGTTTTTCTGGTTCAATCTACCTTTCCTAACTCTGACAACTTAATGGAACTGCTGCTAATGATTGATGCAGCTAAAAGAGCCTCCGCAAAGAGTATTGTAGCCGTTATCCCCTACTTTGGATGGGCACGTCAGGACAGAAAAGACAAACCTCGTGTTTCCATCGGTGCTAAACTGGTAGCCGATCTTCTGAGCGTGGCAGGCATTGATCGTTTGATCACAATGGATTTACATGCCGATCAGATTCAAGGATTTTTTGATGTACCGGTAGACCATCTCTACGCTTCTGGCGTATTCCTACCTTACATTGAATCATTGCAACTGGAAGACTTGGTAATCGCAACTCCGGACGTGGGTGGTTCAAAACGCGCCAGCACTTATTCCAAATATTTGGGTGTACCCTTGGTGCTTTGCAACAAGACGCGCCTGAAAGCCAATGAAGTGGCCACCATGCAAATTATCGGTGATGTAAAAAATAAAAATGTCATCTTAATTGACGATATGGTAGATACAGCAGGTACTATTACCAAAGCTGCCGATATTATGAAAGAAGCGGGAGCCATTTCCGTCCGCGCGATCGCTTCTCACTGTGTAATGTCAGGTCCTGCATCTGAACGCGTTCAGAACTCCGGCCTAGAAGAAATGGTATTTACCGATAGTATTCCTTATGCTAACCGTTGTTCTAAAGTGAAGCAACTGACCATTGCCGATATGTTTGCTGAAACAATCCGCCGCGTGATGAATAATGAGTCTATCTCTTCACAATACATCATTTAATCTTTATATGATTATAGAAATAAAAGTCCGGACTTTCCCAAGTTCGGACTTTTATTTTAATTTTACCTAAAGATTGGATTCCCTAAATCGTTTTATCAGCAAGACTAATGTTTTCTTCCTTTAGATTAAGTCATTTCTTTCTCCGGTGATTCCTGCGACGACGTTGCACCTTTTCATGCTGATAACGCTGAAGCTTTCTATACACGGTGAATACCACCATAATCCCGGCAAATACCAGAATCACAATAACCACGCCTACCCCCAAATTATCCCCCTTTACACGCGACCACATCTCCAAGACCAATTCGGTCTTGTCACCGGAGTCACGAATCATGGCACAACGCTCCACCACTGTACGGTCAGGATACTGCACTTTATCTATTTGTATACTATCGGCAGCAGGACCGAAAAAATAACTTAAATCTGCAAAGTAAGATAAGGTAGTATCTATCTTTGCCTCCAAAATCTCGGGAGTCGCGACGGCACTCACATAACCACAGGCGTCCATATTACGTAAAGCCACATCAGGACGGCATAAATAATTAATAAAATAACTGGCAGCCTTTTTATTTCTAGCATACTTAGGGATCACCCATCCGTCATACCACACATTACTTCCCTCTGCCGGCACTTCATAGTCCAGATGGATGCCCACTCCTTCAGCCTCTTCTATCGCCCATACCGCATCCCCGCTCCAGGTCATGTTCAGCCATGCTTTACCTTTAGTCATCATTTCCTTGCCAAAATCGGCTTCCCAACCTGCTATCAAGGGTTTCATTGCTTTCAGATACTTCTCAACAGTATCGATGGACGCTTGCGAATAGTTGTTCATCAACTCCTCTACCGTAACCTTACTTTTTTTCAAATCCCCGGCATTGGCATAAATCAATGCGGTACCATATGCATCACGATAACTTTCCTTCATCAGAATCTTGTTCTTATATTTCAGATTCCAAAGACTGGCCCAAGTCCTGGCATCTTCCGCCGGAACATGATCGGTATTAAAAAGGATACCTGCTGTTCCCCACATATAACCGATGGCATAATCTGAAGCACGATGCCCCGACCGACTCAATTTATCCAATTGTTCGCGGATATAAGGAGATTCATTATGTAGATAATTGGGAGTCTTTCCAAAAACAGTATCAATGGGAAGCAATAAACCTTTCCTCAGCATACGCTCTATGATATACTCCGAAGGACAAACTACATCAAAATCTTCATGTCC from Phocaeicola dorei encodes the following:
- the thiH gene encoding 2-iminoacetate synthase ThiH, with translation MFSEELEKIDWEKITKAIYSKTEHDVLRALGKEHCDVDDFMALISPAAAKYLEPMAQLSKRYTEERFGKTISMFIPLYITNSCTNSCVYCGFHISNPMARTILTPEQIEDEYKAIKRLGPFENLLLVTGENPAKAGVPYLAKALDIAKKYFSNLKIEVMPLKAEEYAELKEHGLNGVICFQETYNKARYNIYHPRGMKSKFEWRVNSFDRMGQAGVHSIGMGVLIGLEEWRTDVTMMAYHLRYLQKKYWKTKYSVNFPRMRPAENGGFQPNVIMNDRELAQLTFAMRIFDHDVDISYSTREPAQIRDNMARLGVTTMSAESKTEPGGYYTYPQALEQFHVSDERTAMEVENALKSLGREPVWKDWDVSFDKFTPMR
- a CDS encoding ABC transporter substrate-binding protein; amino-acid sequence: MRKINKWLMVCVCALFSLTGCYNTEPRENVLKIYNWADYIDEDVLAEFPRWYKEQTGEDIRIVYQTFDINEIMLTKIERGHEDFDVVCPSEYIIERMLRKGLLLPIDTVFGKTPNYLHNESPYIREQLDKLSRSGHRASDYAIGYMWGTAGILFNTDHVPAEDARTWASLWNLKYKNKILMKESYRDAYGTALIYANAGDLKKSKVTVEELMNNYSQASIDTVEKYLKAMKPLIAGWEADFGKEMMTKGKAWLNMTWSGDAVWAIEEAEGVGIHLDYEVPAEGSNVWYDGWVIPKYARNKKAASYFINYLCRPDVALRNMDACGYVSAVATPEILEAKIDTTLSYFADLSYFFGPAADSIQIDKVQYPDRTVVERCAMIRDSGDKTELVLEMWSRVKGDNLGVGVVIVILVFAGIMVVFTVYRKLQRYQHEKVQRRRRNHRRKK
- a CDS encoding ribose-phosphate pyrophosphokinase; translated protein: MSKTSPFMVFSGTNSRYLAEKICNSLGCELGNMNIMHFADGEFAVSYEESIRGAHVFLVQSTFPNSDNLMELLLMIDAAKRASAKSIVAVIPYFGWARQDRKDKPRVSIGAKLVADLLSVAGIDRLITMDLHADQIQGFFDVPVDHLYASGVFLPYIESLQLEDLVIATPDVGGSKRASTYSKYLGVPLVLCNKTRLKANEVATMQIIGDVKNKNVILIDDMVDTAGTITKAADIMKEAGAISVRAIASHCVMSGPASERVQNSGLEEMVFTDSIPYANRCSKVKQLTIADMFAETIRRVMNNESISSQYII
- a CDS encoding glutathionylspermidine synthase family protein codes for the protein MKRIPVTPRLDYREKIEALGFDFHGDYWREEAYYHFTAEETACLEEATNEAYHLYCEAAQFIIEDNPEFMERALNIPKEIGERIRASWDADELSLYGRFDFILAKDGTPKILEFNADTPTSLLEASVIQWQWKEDVFPECDQFNGIHEGLVQSWKDIFPKKGEIYFAGALENNEDTGTLQYLASTAMEAGFSTRVLDMQALDLQNGRFFDPAGELVNRCFKLYPWEWMVDESPDGCLAEMEWLEPIWKLVMSNKAILATLYELFPDSPYVLPCYLSRPRSGLFCKKPVFSREGHNVSVVDIRNWEEHVRIAETEGDYNTGAYVYQEYVEPTVYSGRYPVIGSWIIGGEAAGIGIRENRMEVTDNLSEFVPHIIG
- a CDS encoding thiamine phosphate synthase, with the translated sequence MKLILITPPTYFVEEDKIITALFEEGLDTLHLRKPGTAPMFAERLLTLIPEQYHKRIVVHGHFYLKEEYKLKGIHLNGRNPNLPEGYKGHVSCSCHSLDEVKEHKSGCDYVFLSPVFNSISKLNYNSAYTAEELRAAAKASIIDKKVIALGGIDEENLLEVKDFGFGGAAILGALWNKFDACTDRDYRCVIEHFRKLRDLAD
- a CDS encoding HesA/MoeB/ThiF family protein, whose protein sequence is MIQSPFFNLTTKKVERYNRQIILPELGEKGQQRLQQAKVLIVGVGGLGSPVALYLTGAGVGTIGLVDDDMVSVSNLQRQVLYSEAEVGMPKATQAKKRLEALNHDVQINAYPTRLTKENADEIIRTYDIIIDGCDNFATRYLINDICVKWGKVYVYGAIRAFEGQVSVFNYRGGPDYRHFFPDEAEMLSMPHPPKGVLGVTPGMIGCAEAAEVLKIIGEYGEVLSGKLWTINVKTMETHLISF